A window of Macrotis lagotis isolate mMagLag1 chromosome 1, bilby.v1.9.chrom.fasta, whole genome shotgun sequence genomic DNA:
ACATACTCTGTTACAATAGCAGAAAGCACACCTCTAAGGACTAGCATTGCCCAGGTAACAGCTACTGATGCTGATATTGGTTCTAATGGTGAATTCTACTATTACTTTAAAAACAAAGTTGACCTCTTTTCTGTTCACCCTACAAGTGGTGTAATCTCTCTAAGTGGGAGGTTAAACTATGATGAGAAGAACAGGTATGACCTTGAAGTTTTGGCAGTGGACCGGGGGATGAAACTTTACGGTAACAACGGTGTCAGCAGCACAGCAAAGCTTTATGTTCATATTGAACGGATCAATGAACATGCGCCAACCATCAGTGTGGTCACACACAACCCCTTCCCATTGGACAAGGAACCCACTTATGCAGTTGTTAATGTTGATGACCTAGATGAAGGTGCAAATGGAGAGATTGAATCAATTTCTATTGTAGCTGGAGATCCATTGGAACAGTTTGTCCTGGTAAAAGAAGGGAAATGGATTAATGAGTACAAAATTAAGGAGAGGAAGTCAATTGACTGGGAGGGCTTTCCCTACGGGTACAATCTTACTCTTCAAGCAAAGGACAAGGGTTCTCCGCAGAAGTTCTCAGCAGCAAAAGTAGTCCACATTGCCAATCCCCAGAGAGATAACATCCCTGTCAGATTTGAGAAGGAAATCTACAATGTCACCATTAGTGAATTTTCACCTCCTGGAGTTGTGGTTGCCATAGTTAAACTGAACCCAGAACCACCAGGTGTGGAATACAGAATATCTCCTGGTGAAGATGCAGAGTTCTTTAAGATTAATCCAAGATCTGGTCTGATAGTCACAGCTCAGCCCCTGGATGTCATCAAGAAAGATGTTTATGAGCTAGGAGTGTCGAACAAAGAAGGAGATTTGAAAGCACAAGTCTCCATCAGCTTAGAAGATGCCAATGATCATACTCCAGAATTTCAGCAGTCATCCTATGAAGCTTTTGTTAATGAGAGCGTGCCTGTGGGTACAAGTGTGTTGTCAGTCTCTGCTTCCGATAAGGACAAGGGAGAAAATGGGTATATCACGTACAGTATCGCCAGTCTCAGTGCATTGCCATTTTCCATTAACCAATTTACAGGTGTTATCCGTACAACTGAGGAACTGGATTTTGAATCCTCTCCAGAAAATTACAGGTTCATTGTGAGGGCCTCTGACTGGGGCTCACCTTATCGACATGAAAGCGAGGTCAACGTGACCATCCGCATAGGAAATGTCAATGACAACAGACCCTTGTTTGAAAAAGTGGCCTGCCAGGGAGTAATTTCATATGACTTTCCTGTTGGGGGACACATTACTGCTGTGTCAGCAATAGATATTGATGAACTGGAACTAGTAAAGTACAAAATCATCTCTGGAAACGAACTtggctttttttatttaaatcctGACTCAGGTGTCTTACAGCTTAAACAGTCCTTGATTAACTCTGGTGTAAAGAATGGTAACTTTGGCCTCAGGATCACAGCCACTGATGGGGAGAATTTTGCAGATGCCATGTTTGTTAACATTTCAGTCTTACAGGGAAAGGTATCTTCCAAAAGCTTCAGTTGTAGGGAAACTCGAGTGGCACAAAAGTTAGCAGAGAAACTTCTTATCAAAGCAAAAGCCAATGGGAGGCTGAATGCGGAAGATGggtttcttgacttttattctgTTAATAGGCAGGGACCCCATTTTGACAAATCCTTTCCTTCTGATATAGCTGTCAAGGAGGACCTGCCAGTTGGTGCTAACATCTTGAAAATAAAAGCCTTTGACGCAGACTCTGGCTTCAATGGGAAGGTGGTTTTTACAATCTCTGATGGTAATTCAGATAGTTGCTTCAACATTGACATGGAAACAGGTCAGCTTAAAGTTCTGATGCCAATGGATCGAGAACAGACAGATCTCTACCTTCTTAATATTACAATTTATGACTTAGGGAAGCCCCAGAAATCCTCATGGAGATTACTGACTGTTAATGTGGAAGACTCCAATGACAATAGACCCATTTTCTTGCAGGAGAGTTACTCTGTTAATATTCTAGAAAGTTCAAGTATTGGTACTGAGATCATTCAAGTGGAAGCCAGGGATAGAGACTTGGGATCTaatggtgaagtgacttactcagtaTTAACAGATGCACAGCAATTTTCCATCAATAGTTCAACTGGAATAGTTTATGTAGCTGATCAACTGGACCGGGAATCCAAAGCAAATTACTCTTTAAAAATAGAGGCCAGGGACAAATCTGAAAGTGGCCAGCAGCAATTTTCTGTGGTTACTCTTAAAGTTTTCTTGGATGATGTCAATGACTGCTCTCCTACTTTTATACCAACTAGCTACAGTGTGAAGGTCCTTGAAGATCTTCCAGTTGGCACAGTCATTGCATGGTTGGAAACTCATGATCCGGACCTTGGCTTGGGAGGTCAAGTACGCTACTCCTTGGTGAATGACTATAATGGGAGATTTGAAATTGATAAAGCCAGTGGTGCTATTCGTTTGAGCAAAGAGCTTGATTATGAGAAGCAACAGTTCTACAACCTCACAGTCCGTGCAAAAGACAAAGGACGCCCAGTATCTTTATCATCTGTTTCCTTTGTGGAGGTAGAAGTGGTAGATGTCAATGAAAATCTTCACACTCCCTATTTCCCTGACTTTGCTGTTGTTGGATCTGTAAAGGAAAACTCCCGTATTGGAACAAGTGTGCTGCAGGTGACCGCAAGAGATGAGGATTCTGGAAGGGATGGGGAAATCCAGTATTCTATCAGGGATGGCAGTGGTCTTGGAAGGTTTAACATAGATGACGAAAGTGGTAAGTTTAAACATAAAAGTGAAAGTGATTGCGTTACTTTCTGTAAATGTtcatagaaaagcaaaatgatgGGTTTACGCACCGGTGAGTCCAACTTCATTGTACTGAACTCAGTTAAATTGCAAACATGCATTTGATGCCAAGTTGACATACGTTAAAAGCTTTTCTTATAACATTCATATGGGGGCTGAGAGAGAGGGCTTTTGATTTAGTAATTCAGTTTTCGGTGGGAGTCCCAGGATTTTTATTAGACACTGGCTCAGTTACTGCTGTCACTTTATCTTTTGATAGCTGCAAATAACTATTGTCACCTCTGTTGATTGCACTCTTGATCCTCATGAAAATATAGGGACCTAGTAAAGTAAATTATGGCAGAATTGGCTTTAAATTAGAAGTGTGAAATGGATTCTCAAATGGATTTCATATCCTACTTCTTCCTTTTGCCATGGTGCTTTTTTATGTAATGATATTGAATCAATTGTTTGGTTTCTATCATTTTTCATAGACCTATTACATCTTTAAACAATAAGCACTGACAATCAGCATGCTCCGAGATAACCTGGTCTTAATCAGGATggttttgtgtatatatgtgcataggtttatgtatacaaataaatatactggtatgaaataattttaattttgctaTTCAAATTAACTTTCTTAAGGATGAGCAGATATTATTCTATACCTCTATTGTATTGGTTCAGTTATACCCATTAAGCTTCCCATATGTGTATAGAAATATGTTTGCACTCGTGTTTTTTGCAtcacatataaatgtatacaaatatataaatatatataaaaatatataatatatataatataataaaaataaacataaataaatataataatatataataataaaataaatataaatataaaatatatgatatgttatatataatataatgtaaaatatataaatataaaataaacataataatataataaaataaatatatataaatctaaCTATTCCTCTGATAATAATGCATACTTAACTGATGATCTCCTCTAGATTGTAAGTTTCTTAAGGTCAGCTTTTGTCATCTCAACATTCCAAAAAGTTCTTGAAACAAAAGGATGCTAAGGAAATTTTGATGACCATTATTTAAAATCTATGTGTCCTAATAGCCATTAATATTACTAGCACAAATGTAATATGAAAGGATGAGATTTTAGTACTTAAATTACAAAGGGTAATGGGCAGTTTGGTATATTAGGCAGCTAGCCTCACTGATTGGAAGTCTTAAGTTCAAGTCTAGACTTTGATACACATCGGCTgcaagaccctgggcaagtcacttaacttcaataATCTAGAAGTCTCTCTAAGAGAATGACTTACAGAGGAAGTACTAACTTATATTGGCAGAGGAAATTAGGTTTCTTTACCTGGTAACTCCTTACACTAATAAAAACACAGGTccaaatgtaaagactggcaaacttccttctgggggagtggggggagggaagtaagattagggggaaaattgtaaaactcaaaataaataaaatctttaaaaaaataaaagctaaaaaaaaacaacacaggtCCATACCTTATCCCTATTCAGAGGgagtattttaaaagtatatacaaTTGAAGTAgacaatttatcattttttgctCACCAAATATAAACTTTACATTAATatgtttcaaaataaattttatgtctttttttacgTCACTATTTCCCAATGTATTTCTCCTTTCATACTATGACCCCCCCATCCCCTACTATCtcttataataaagaagaaaaaaggaaggaggaaaaaacagttcagcaaaattaaccaacataTATGAAAAGAAGCACCTATAAAATACTGAAATTTTAGATTTAGTCCTCAATTCTGAGTAACAGTTCTCCaggtataaataataaaaaataggatAGAGCCATGAAATTGAAGTAAAgtaaacctgatttcaaatcttgcttcagatgcttactaggtTTTTGATCCCAGACAAGTcataatctctctgtgcctcaatttcctcatctataacatgagagAGTTGTACTTGTTGTCCTCTAAGGCCATTTTAGCTGAGAATAAATCAAGGAACCTATGTTTTTGTAGCCAAAATGAAAGTGATGATTAAAGTAATTATGTAGTACATTGAAGCCTGAAATATAcatcataataaataaataaattgtattaCATATTATTTACTGATGTATTAGCTTGCCAGTTGCATTGGGACTCAACTGTCCTCCATGCttgaaatgttctccttcctgCTATTTCTTAGTTTCTTTGGCTACTTGTAGCATTTAGCTCAAATCTgatcttctgcaagaagcctgCTTTTTCCACCTATTGTCTCCCTTCTATCTACTCttattatagttatttgcatgttatctcctccaGCAGAATTAATTCCTGGAAGATAGAGacaatatttttaccttttcatgaaaCATCTGTGTCTAGTAAGCACAGTGACTATTACATGACAAGAGTTTAATAATCTCTTTGTTGGCCAACtgattgattgaagaaatgaatgatttgTAGCACATGAAGAAAAATAGACTTGAACACTGGAGATCCCTGAGGATGAAGAGCTCAAGTAAATATGGGTCTGTAAAAGTGTTAAATCAActgtgagaaatgaaaaaaaaaggctagCCTTCTAAATGGTGAAGTTGGCTCCATAGGTAGTATTCTAGctatatttactagctatgtaatcttgagcagataaatttcctcatttgaaaaatgggtcTTACcataacatctacctcccaggattgttgtgaggctaaaattagataatattgtAAAGCCCTATATAAACATTGAAAAACTCCATAAATGCCAGTTATTTAATGTACATGAACTTCCCTGACCTGCTAAGAGAAGCTACTTATAGGAATAGATCTGAGGATGTGTTTCAGCTATTGGGAGATATGACCCTGGACTTGGACTAACATAAGGGGGAATGTCCTGAACTTTCCAACCTCTTCCCCTTGCTAGCCCCTTCTCTAAAACCACATCAAGGCACAAAGAAATTGCtgctgtatttttaaaattctaccttATTTCATGTTAATGAAACAAAGTGTAGGAATGGCTAAGTGAGAATGGGTTAGGTTTTCATCatttgtatgtgcatatgtatatgtatatgtatatatttcctcTTCATCATGAATGTTAGAATTTAAAATGTATGTATAATTACATAGGTTGAAAAGCtacccttctaaattttggctctGAGAGTATGATGGCTTTCTTTCTTCTTACTAGTACCACTATTTCCTTCTACTtgtaagaaaataaagattttgattTGGGTGTTGAAATCTTTCCTGAAGATTAGATTTTCTCTATAATAATATTCACAACCATGTTGCTGCTTCCCCTCTCACCTCTGCAAGAATTTAGCTAATTAGCAACCTATAAGCCCCTAGAAGCTGACTCAGAGTGATTACTTGGAGTCTTGCCAACTTGAGGCAGTGTTGAGGATAAGTTTGGCAATCGGTTGTCCAACATGAGAAGTCATTAGCATGATGCTGTTGGGTTAGCAATAGCTTAAGCACTATTGAATGATTCATCAGCCCTTTGCTCTGGTGAAGTGCTAAAAGTCACAGTTTGAATTGCATTTGAGGCACTAGGCTGTTTATTCTTTCTGCAGTTAATGAGTCTTTCCTCAAAGGACACTCTGGATTTCTCTGGGCCTTTTAGCCAGAGTGACCCAACCTCATTTGGGTTTATGTTGCTAACCAATGATTGACTTCAGCTGTCAAGAGATTTGATCCTTGTCCCTAAATTTAGTTGGGGGCTCAAAATAAAATGTGTCCCAGATTATTGCTTTTATgtaacatattatttttctttgtctgctATCTTTAAATGCAAacgtcttctctttttttctcttttccaacaATCTACATAATTTTCTAGTTTTAATTAGTGGTCATTTTCTAGCATTCTTCTTCAGACAAAAATACTTTCTTGTTGCTTCATAAGAACTGGAAATGAGAGAAATGTGTCATACTTCATTTGTATtgattaattcttttatttattttcccccttaCATTATAGTTTTGCTTTTACTTGGAACTCAGGAAACAGAACCATACCTTGAGATTCTTTGCTGTAcacagaaacttaataaatgtttaacagtgTGCATTTTAAATGGATTAACTAGAGCTCAAACTAGAGTGGATTTGATTATGATTTAAATCACTAGTCTGGAAGATGCAATttaatcaggttttttttcctacagaGATTTCATTCTTAATGTATGCTGTATCACTAATATGTCTTTCATAACTCAGAGGTCTAACTTTATATGTATCTGTATCTCTAGCAATATCTATGtacttatatatatttacataaatgtatatacatatacatatatattatattttaaatcaataatatgtctttttaaaaaatacttcgtAGTCACACAAGAAACTagactggtaatttggttatttgaTTTACTTAAGTTAATTGAAAGGAATATGTTTTTAATAGCCTACATCTCCTATTCCACATTTGTTAATTCTGAATATTTGTATCTGActtttttcagattttgtttggatTGCAATAAACACAAGCATAGAGATAGAATTGTgggatttagaaatggaagactTTTTTGAgtggaaaatgttttgttttttactttttttaaaaatttatttattttcatcaatatgcacatgcatatttttaatttacaacaTTTCCTTCCACTCCACTCACCCCAGCagcagtcagattagcattgtacatacatattttgataaacatgtttacagattaataatttttgatatgaggaattaagtTTAAGGGAAATagatccataagagataatttttataaagtggtcatcagaatctgaaggggtctgtatatgtgtgtgtgtgtgtgtgtgtgtgtgtgtgtgtgtgtgtaacatttattatatgattACAATATGCCAAACACTGTTCTAAGGATTGGTTTTTAGAATGAGTAAGAgaataaagatttaaataaatggaggGTTTTCTCAGAAGTAGTAGGTCTtttgagaagaggaaggagaagccTAGGAAAGGGCCTTTGCAAAAGGTGGGATTAgaattgagccttgaaggaagacaggaaacCCATAGGCAGAACATTGTTGGTCTGAAGGACAGCCAGGGAGAAGTCTAGAATTAGGAGATAGTGATCTGGGAGAAACATAAAGAAGGCCAAGATTACTAGTTAATGAGTATTTGGAAGGCAGTAAAATATAAGCAGAgtggaaagatagaaaggagtaatggttttaaaagccaaactgCAGGTTATATTTGATCATGTAGCTGATTGGGGTATTAAGTGAGGAGGGGTTGGTAGTGACAAGGTCAGACTCAGACTTTAGGGAGGTCACTTTGACAGCCAAGAGAAGAAGGGAGACCAAAAATT
This region includes:
- the LOC141506734 gene encoding protocadherin Fat 3-like, whose translation is MDITMGCCLGTGPPPSCLVLLLLKLLASVSQGLPGTGPLGFHFTHSIYNATVYENSAARTYVNSQSRMGIILSDLSWDIKYRIVSGDEEGFFKAEEVIIADFCFLRIRTKGGNSAILNREIQDNYLLIVKGSVRGEDLEAWTKVNIQVLDMNDLRPLFSPTTYSVTIAESTPLRTSIAQVTATDADIGSNGEFYYYFKNKVDLFSVHPTSGVISLSGRLNYDEKNRYDLEVLAVDRGMKLYGNNGVSSTAKLYVHIERINEHAPTISVVTHNPFPLDKEPTYAVVNVDDLDEGANGEIESISIVAGDPLEQFVLVKEGKWINEYKIKERKSIDWEGFPYGYNLTLQAKDKGSPQKFSAAKVVHIANPQRDNIPVRFEKEIYNVTISEFSPPGVVVAIVKLNPEPPGVEYRISPGEDAEFFKINPRSGLIVTAQPLDVIKKDVYELGVSNKEGDLKAQVSISLEDANDHTPEFQQSSYEAFVNESVPVGTSVLSVSASDKDKGENGYITYSIASLSALPFSINQFTGVIRTTEELDFESSPENYRFIVRASDWGSPYRHESEVNVTIRIGNVNDNRPLFEKVACQGVISYDFPVGGHITAVSAIDIDELELVKYKIISGNELGFFYLNPDSGVLQLKQSLINSGVKNGNFGLRITATDGENFADAMFVNISVLQGKVSSKSFSCRETRVAQKLAEKLLIKAKANGRLNAEDGFLDFYSVNRQGPHFDKSFPSDIAVKEDLPVGANILKIKAFDADSGFNGKVVFTISDGNSDSCFNIDMETGQLKVLMPMDREQTDLYLLNITIYDLGKPQKSSWRLLTVNVEDSNDNRPIFLQESYSVNILESSSIGTEIIQVEARDRDLGSNGEVTYSVLTDAQQFSINSSTGIVYVADQLDRESKANYSLKIEARDKSESGQQQFSVVTLKVFLDDVNDCSPTFIPTSYSVKVLEDLPVGTVIAWLETHDPDLGLGGQVRYSLVNDYNGRFEIDKASGAIRLSKELDYEKQQFYNLTVRAKDKGRPVSLSSVSFVEVEVVDVNENLHTPYFPDFAVVGSVKENSRIGTSVLQVTARDEDSGRDGEIQYSIRDGSGLGRFNIDDESGVIYTADILDRETTGSYWLTVYATDRGVVPLYSTIEVYIEIEDVNDNAPLTSEPIYYPVVMENSPKDVSVIQIQAEDPDSSSNEKLTYRITSGNPQNFFVINIKTGVIYTADILDRETTGSYWLTVYATDRGVVPLYSTIEVYIEIEDVNDNAPLTSEPIYYPVVMENSPKDVSVIQIQAEDPDSSSNEKLTYRITSGNPQNFFVINIKTGLITTTSRKLDREQQAEHFLEVTVTDGGSSPKQSTVWVVVQVLDENDNKPQFPEKVYQIKLPERDRKKRGEPIYRAFAFDKDEGPNAEISYSIVDGNDDGKFFIDPKTGMVSSRKQFTAGSYDILTIKAVDNGRPQKSSTARLHIEWIKKPPPSPVPLTFDEPFYNFTVMESDRVTEIVGVVSVQPANIPLWFDVVGKSRPEGVIGIKGCSH